From Eptesicus fuscus isolate TK198812 chromosome 13, DD_ASM_mEF_20220401, whole genome shotgun sequence, the proteins below share one genomic window:
- the LOC103303469 gene encoding E3 ubiquitin-protein ligase TRIM22-like — protein MDFSSQESINDEVTCRICLQLLTEPLSLDCGHSFCHTCITANNESVSHLRGQHCCPVCKSTYEPWNLLPNQQLGNIVKEVGEINMWQPQQQRSDLCEHHGENRHLFCKENGKAICSLCVQEHQGHQISLVEEVVKECQEKLEAALDRLTQEQLEVEELEAVINGERATWKNHTQAETERIRKGFDEMRDILDREEQRELQKLREDEVHVMENLAVVSQQKQFTRELISDLQHHMCELSIDTLQDMINTLKRSEIWILNKPKIVSKKLKSAFRCPDLPKMLQVFKELAEAQSYWVNLRLNPLNMLSNIVISEDRRQVTVGSYFMFGNVYPCDFSSFDVLGSQNFSSGKYYWEVDVSKKIAWILGVYSKTSNLNRKKSSGFVFNPYTNYPNAYTRFRPENGYWVVGLQNESEYNAFEDSSTSDPKVFTLFMAVAPRRIGVFLDYEARTVSFFNVTNHGSLIYKFSKCHFSQTVYPYFNPCNCPAPLTLCPPSS, from the exons ATGGATTTTTCATCACAGGAGAGCATAAATGATGAGGTGACCTGCCGCATCTGCCTGCAGCTCCTGACAGAACCCCTGAGCCTGGACTGTGGCCACAGCTTCTGCCACACCTGCATCACTGCAAACAATGAATCAGTGAGCCACCTCAGAGGGCAACACTGCTGTCCTGTGTGCAAGAGCACATACGAGCCTTGGAACCTCCTGCCTAATCAGCAGTTGGGCAACATAGTGAAGGAAGTTGGGGAAATCAACATGTGGCAACCCCAGCAGCAGAGGAGCGATCTCTGTGAGCACCATGGGGAAAATCGCCATCTCTTCTGTAAGGAGAATGGGAAGGCCATTTGCAGCCTTTGTGTCCAGGAGCACCAAGGTCACCAAATATCCCTCGTGGAAGAGGTGGTCAAGGAATGTCAG GAGAAGCTAGAGGCGGCTCTGGACAGGTTGACGCAGGAGCAGCTGGAAGTTGAGGAGTTGGAAGCTGTCATCAATGGAGAGAGAGCTACCTGGAAG AATCACACGCAGGCTGAGACAGAGAGGATTCGAAAAGGGTTTGATGAAATGAGAGACATCCTGGACAGAGAGGAGCAAAGGGAGCTGCAAAAGCTGAGGGAAGACGAAGTGCATGTGATGGAGAACTTGGCAGTGGTGAGCCAGCAGAAGCAGTTCACAAGAGAGCTCATCTCAGATCTCCAACATCATATGTGTGAATTATCTATAGACACACTGCAG gATATGATTAACACCTTAAAAAG GAGTGAGATCTGGATCTTGAATAAGCCAAAAATTGTTTCGAAGAAACTGAAGAGTGCATTCCGATGTCCAGATCTGCCTAAGATGCTGCAAGTGTTTAAAG AGCTGGCAGAAGCCCAAAGCTACTGGG TGAACTTGAGGCTGAATCCTCTCAACATGCTTTCGAATATTGTCATTTCTGAAGATCGGAGACAAGTGACAGTTGGGAGCTATTTTATGTTTGGGAATGTATAtccatgtgatttttcttcttttgatgtcTTGGGCAGCCAAAATTTCTCCTCAGGAAAATATTACTGGGAAGTTGATGTATCCAAGAAGATTGCCTGGATCCTGGGAGTATACAGCAAAACAAGTAatctcaatagaaaaaaaagctCTGGGTTTGTTTTTAACCCATATACAAATTACCCAAATGCTTACACCAGATTCAGACCTGAAAATGGCTACTGGGTTGTAGGGTTACAGAATGAATCTGAGTATAATGCCTTTGAGGACTCTTCCACCTCTGATCCCAAGGTCTTCACTCTTTTCATGGCTGTTGCTCCACGTCGAATTGGGGTTTTCCTAGACTATGAAGCAAGGACTGTCTCATTTTTTAATGTCACAAACCATGGGTCACTCATCTACAAGTTCTCTAAATGTCACTTTTCTCAGACTGTTTATCCCTATTTCAATCCTTGTAACTGCCCAGCTCCCCTGACTCTGTGCCCACCAAGCTCCTGA
- the LOC103303436 gene encoding olfactory receptor 52H1-like, whose protein sequence is MYNLSCYNPSSFILVGIPGLEKFHIWIGIPFCVIYVVAIVGNSILLYLIAVEHSLHEPMFFFLSMLATTDLVLSTATVPKLLSNFWLGSQEITFSGCLTQMFFLHFSFVVDSAILLAMALDRYVAICFPLRYTTILTPQVIIKLAVGTVMRSFSVILPDVFLLKRLPFCRTRVIPHTYCEHIGVARLSSADISINIWYGFSVPLMTVISDVIFIAISYTFILHAVFHLSSQGARQKALSTCGSHVCVILMFYTPAFFSILAHRFGHSVPRNMLILFANLYVAIPPALNPIVYGVKTKQIQEKFILLFSLKKTQ, encoded by the coding sequence ATGTATAACTTGAGCTGTTACAACCCTAGTTCCTTTATCCTTGTTGGAATACCTGGCCTGGAGAAGTTCCACATATGGATTGGGATTCCCTTTTGTGTCATCTATGTCGTGGCTATTGTGGGCAATTCCATCCTCCTCTACCTCATTGCAGTCGAGCACAGCCTCCATGAGCCcatgtttttcttcctctctatGTTGGCTACCACAGACCTCGTCTTGTCCACTGCCACAGTGCCCAAACTTCTCAGTAACTTCTGGCTTGGCTCCCAGGAAATAACCTTCTCTGGTTGTCTCACCCAGATGTTCTTCCTCCACTTCAGCTTTGTGGTGGACTCAGCCATTCTGTTGGCCATGGCACTTGATCGCTATGTGGCCATCTGCTTTCCCTTGAGATATACCACCATCCTGACTCCGCAAGTGATCATCAAGCTTGCGGTGGGCACTGTTATGAGGAGCTTCTCTGTTATCCTGCCAGATGTTTTTCTGCTGAAACGGTTACCCTTCTGCAGGACACGTGTCATCCCACACACATACTGTGAGCATATAGGGGTTGCTCGGCTTTCCTCTGCTGACATCTCCATCAACATCTGGTATGGATTTTCTGTGCCTCTCATGACTGTCATCTCAGATGTGATCTTTATTGCTATTTCCTATACCTTCATCCTCCATGCTGTCTTTCACCTCTCATCCCAGGGGGCCCGCCAAAAGGCTCTCAGCACCTGTGGCTCTCATGTCTGTGTTATCCTCATGTTTTATACACCTGCCTTCTTCTCCATCCTTGCTCATCGCTTTGGACACAGTGTCCCTCGAAACATGCTCATTCTATTTGCCAATCTCTATGTGGCCATTCCTCCTGCTCTAAATCCTATTGTTTATGGAGTGAAGACCAAGCAGATTCAGGAAAAAtttattctccttttctctttgaagAAGACACAATGA